A region of Terriglobia bacterium DNA encodes the following proteins:
- a CDS encoding Maf family protein, translating to MPLFLASASPRRLALLLESGLDPVPCPTGVPEEPLPGESAEAHVLRLASAKGRHALARLAASRATGLVLAADTAVVLGGAILGKPADDADAAAMLRRLSGRAHEVLTGVFLARIGDARHAEAVESTRVTFRPFGESTVLWYVGTGEPRDKAGAYGIQGRGAALVLGIEGSWSNVVGLPLEILPRLYAAIGEPWPAAASPPRPE from the coding sequence GTGCCACTCTTCCTCGCCTCGGCCTCTCCGCGGCGCCTCGCGCTGCTCCTCGAGTCCGGCCTCGACCCGGTTCCGTGCCCCACCGGCGTGCCCGAGGAGCCGCTCCCGGGCGAGTCCGCGGAGGCTCACGTCCTCCGCCTCGCGTCGGCGAAGGGAAGGCACGCGCTGGCCCGCCTCGCGGCGAGCCGGGCCACGGGCCTCGTCCTCGCGGCGGACACCGCGGTGGTGCTGGGAGGCGCGATTCTCGGAAAGCCCGCCGACGACGCCGACGCCGCCGCCATGCTGCGCCGGCTATCCGGCCGAGCCCACGAGGTGCTGACCGGGGTCTTCCTCGCCCGGATCGGCGACGCCCGTCACGCGGAAGCCGTGGAATCGACCCGTGTGACGTTCCGGCCCTTCGGGGAGTCGACCGTCCTCTGGTACGTAGGGACCGGCGAGCCGCGGGACAAAGCGGGAGCGTACGGGATCCAGGGCCGAGGCGCGGCGCTCGTCCTCGGGATCGAGGGCTCGTGGTCGAACGTGGTCGGACTGCCGCTCGAGATCCTGCCGCGGCTCTACGCGGCGATCGGCGAGCCCTGGCCCGCGGCGGCGTCCCCCCCGCGTCCGGAGTGA
- the gcvPB gene encoding aminomethyl-transferring glycine dehydrogenase subunit GcvPB, which translates to MDGTSETPAARARRSRDRSGLLFEEGGPGRIGIDLPPLDVPDAADPIEPGLLRERVDGMPELSEPEVVRHFTRLSMLNYAVDRGLYPLGSCTMKYNPKLNEWAARLPGFARVHPYAPEELAQGCLELMHELEGLLATITGMDAVTLQPAAGAHGELTGIMLVRACLGARGDPRKIILVPDSAHGTNPATASFSGYGVEEIPSNAKGCVDLEALRRRVDGTVAALMVTNPNTLGVFEEDLVEIARILHERGAMLYMDGANMNAMIGITRPGDAGVDVMHLNLHKTFSTPHGGGGPGAGAVAVKRHLEPYLPVPRVVKESGAYRLEHDRPHSIGRVRSFHGNFGMFVRAYAYIRALGARGLRETGLTAILNANYVRKGLLGVLTLPYASPSFHEVVFADHDLERETGVRTLDIAKRLMDYGFHPPTVYFPLIVHGAMMIEPTETESREELDAFVAAIKAIVEEARTDPELVKSAPHTTPLRRLDETAAARKPKLRWRP; encoded by the coding sequence TGGACGGCACATCGGAGACCCCCGCGGCGCGCGCCCGGCGGAGCCGCGATCGGTCGGGCCTCCTGTTCGAAGAGGGGGGGCCCGGGCGGATCGGAATCGACCTTCCGCCCCTCGACGTGCCGGACGCCGCGGACCCCATCGAGCCCGGGCTCCTCCGGGAGCGGGTGGACGGGATGCCCGAGCTGTCCGAGCCCGAGGTCGTCCGCCACTTCACCCGCCTCTCGATGCTCAACTACGCGGTGGACAGGGGTCTTTACCCACTCGGCTCGTGCACGATGAAGTACAACCCGAAGCTGAACGAGTGGGCCGCCCGGCTTCCCGGCTTCGCGCGGGTCCACCCTTACGCTCCGGAGGAACTGGCCCAGGGCTGCCTCGAGCTGATGCACGAGCTGGAAGGGCTCCTGGCCACGATCACGGGGATGGACGCGGTCACGCTCCAACCGGCGGCGGGGGCGCACGGCGAGCTCACCGGAATCATGCTGGTGCGGGCCTGCCTCGGAGCCCGGGGCGACCCGCGCAAGATCATCCTCGTTCCCGATTCGGCGCACGGCACCAACCCGGCGACGGCGTCGTTCTCGGGATACGGCGTCGAGGAGATTCCCTCGAACGCCAAGGGGTGCGTGGATCTCGAAGCGCTGAGACGCCGCGTCGACGGAACCGTCGCGGCGCTGATGGTGACGAACCCGAACACGCTGGGGGTGTTCGAGGAGGATCTCGTCGAGATCGCGCGGATCCTCCACGAGCGCGGCGCCATGCTCTACATGGACGGCGCGAACATGAACGCGATGATCGGCATCACCCGCCCGGGGGACGCCGGCGTCGACGTCATGCACCTCAACCTGCACAAGACGTTCTCGACGCCGCACGGCGGCGGCGGGCCGGGGGCCGGCGCGGTCGCGGTCAAGCGGCACCTCGAGCCGTACCTGCCGGTTCCGCGCGTCGTGAAGGAGTCGGGCGCCTACCGGCTCGAGCACGATCGACCGCACAGCATCGGAAGGGTCCGGTCGTTCCACGGGAACTTCGGGATGTTCGTCAGGGCGTACGCCTACATCCGCGCGCTCGGCGCCCGCGGTCTCAGGGAGACCGGCCTGACCGCCATCCTCAACGCGAACTACGTGAGGAAGGGGCTCCTGGGGGTGCTCACGCTGCCCTACGCCTCCCCGTCCTTCCACGAGGTGGTGTTCGCCGACCACGATCTCGAGAGGGAGACCGGGGTCAGGACCCTGGACATCGCGAAGCGGCTGATGGACTACGGCTTCCACCCGCCGACCGTCTACTTCCCGTTGATCGTTCACGGCGCGATGATGATCGAGCCGACCGAGACGGAAAGCCGGGAGGAGCTCGACGCGTTCGTCGCCGCGATCAAGGCGATCGTCGAGGAGGCTCGAACGGACCCGGAGCTGGTCAAGAGCGCTCCGCACACCACTCCGCTGCGTCGTCTCGACGAGACCGCGGCGGCGAGGAAGCCGAAGCTCAGGTGGAGGCCCTGA